The region AGGCTAAAAATATTAACCCTATAATAAACCACCTTAATCCTTTTACTTTCATAATACTTTTTTAGTTTGTTGGAAGAAACTATTTTTAACAACATCTTCCGGGTAATTATTAATACTTATTTGATGTTATAACAATATTGATACAGTGTTTTAAAATGAACTTTCATGATTTCTCTTGCTTTCTGAGTTTCACGATTCTTAATCGCTTCGTAAATCTGCTTATGTTCTTTAATCGCTTCCACAGTTAACTCATCTCCACACACATGATATTTCTTAAAGTTGGTAATAATTTCTGGAGTAATTTTTAACATAAATCCATTAAGTGTACTATTACCACAAGTATTTGCAATAGCTAAATGAAATAGCAAGTCTTCTTGCACTGCATCTTCACCATTTAATACCTTTTCCTCATACGCGTCTAAAGCTTTCTTTATATTTACTAGGTCTTCTTCTGTACGTCTTAAGGACGCTAATTTTACAATTTTTAATTCTAAAAGAATACGAGTTTCTACTAACGATTTAAAATCTGGATCTCCAAGACCTAAAATATACTCAACCATACCGTTCATTGCCGTAACGCCTATATTAGCAACAAAAGTTCCGCTTTGAGGAATAGATTTTAATAAACCATAAAATACAAGTTTATTAATAGCTTCTCTTACCGCACTTCTGCTAACGTCTAATTTCTCAGACAACATACGTTCTGAGGGCAATTTGTCTCCAGGTTCTAGATTTTTTACATTTATTAGTTCAGCTATTTGAACTATTATCTGATTATGAATTTCTTCATTATCACTTTTCGATAGAACTCCTAATTTCATTTATCTCAAAAATTGGTTTACCAGTTTAGTGGCTGCAAATTACAAAAAAAAAAATATAACTAATGTCTACTAAACCCTTATAAACGTTAATAAAACTCTAATAAATACAATTAAATGTTAATGTTTAACTTCTAACTCGTAATATTTAACTTTCGCATAGGCACCTTCATCTCGCGATTGAAAATAGTTACCCGCTTTAAAATAGTTTTCAAAGATGCCCCATCTTCTCATACTGACATCTTCGTATACTGCATATTCATTTTTATTTAGAACAACAACCATTTTACCGTCCGAAATTTTAACTTCTAATATAAACTTTCCAAAGCCTACTTCTTGATCGAATGTATGCCCTTCGTCATCATCCCATGCATCTTCATGCAATAACTCTTCGTCTGTAGCACTAAGGTTTTTTAGTTTTTTAGTTTTTACTCGTATCTTACCGTCTTGCCAATATATTTTTAATATTGGTGGCGCATTGTTATCTTTTTGTCCGATTAAATCGCGCTGTTCATTAGTTAATCTACCATGAATTTGCATGATGATTACTTTATGATATTTACCATCAGAACCTTTCGATACATCTTCCATGGCCAATTTACCACGCATATATGCACCGTCTGCAAATGTCCAATTGGTATTATTATCTCCTGGAACCATTTGTTCGCGTAGTTCTGATCTGGTATATTTAGTATTTGCTGTAGTAGCATCACTTGGGTATGAATAAAATACTAAAGCACCGTTTACAGAATCATTATACATATAAGGGATTAACCGCTCATCGGTCGCATAATTTAAAATCTCTGGTGGCTCAATATTCATAGCTCCACCTTTTGCATTACGCTCTGGTGTGGTTACACTCCAATGACTTAGATCTATCTTTGGTAATTTATATTTTTTCTTCTTTTTATTCTTTTTCTCAGTTTTGGAAGATGAATCTGTAGCGCTACTTGTCTTTTCTTGACAAGTAGCGTTAACAGAAAGAAAAACTATCACTAATAATCCTAATATTTCTTTGCGGAAGTTTTTCATAATCAACCTTATTATTCTACTGGATAAACTTTAACGTTGTCTATATATAACTCATCGTTAGTAATAGCATACATTAAAATTGATATCTCACCTGTTGCGTTTGAAGAAAATACTTGTTTAACTGTTGCGAAGTTACCTTTACCATTAGCTTCTGCTCCTGTTATACTTACAATAGGAGTACTAGCTGCAGCTACAGCAGCATCGTCATAATACCCATCTAATATACTTACTATTACGCGGTCTCCTCCTTCGATATCTTCATTATCTGTCTTAATAGCATATTCATATTCCAACACATAATTTGTATTAGCAGACACATATATTGGTTGATAACCATATCTTGTGTTACTACTTAATAACGGACCTGCAGAGGTAGTACTTGTATATTTTGCACCTGCTGTTTTGCTTTCTCCAGAATCTGTACCATCATACAGTAATGGCGAACCGTCTGAACTTGCATTAAATGCACTTGTTGAACAATCTGTACATTTAGATGGTTTCCAACCACTTGTTCCTCCATCAAAATCACCATTAATAATCTCTGGATAAATTGCTGCAGGAACTTCAGGTTCTACAACTTCAATTTCCATTGTATAAGTGTCTGATTTACCTAATTTATCTGTTGCTGTAAGTGTAATTGTATACACACCTTCGTCTGGATATGTATTTAGACCATCTACTGTTGTTCCTGTATTACCATCTCCATAATCCCAAACATAATCTGTTGCACTAGACGATGTGTTTGAGAAATCGTAAGTTAAATAGTCTGAAGTTACATTAGCTGTAAAACTTGCTGAAGGCGGTGTTAAATCTTCTTGAGAGTTAGCTTCTGGCAAATCAAATTCTAAGGCATCTATTGTTGGGTCGCATGCTGTAAACGAAAGGCTTACCGCAAGCGCTAAGGCTGTTACACCCGTTCCGATTATATATTTTCTTAAATTAATCATTGTTTTTTTGTCTTTTAATTAATAAATTAATTAGTATCCTGGGTTTTGATACATTACACCTTGACTAAGATTTATTTCGTTTTGCGGAATAGGCAGTAATAAATCTGTTGAAGTAAAAGTAAATCCGTTAGCTGCTGCAAAAGCTGATAATGTTGATTGCGCTTCATTAAAACGAACTAAATCATAAAATCTTTGATTTTCAAAAGCTAACTCTACACGTCTCTCTACTAATAAAGCATCTTTAGTAAGTCTTGTTGGGCGGTCTTCAAAACCTGCTCTTGAGCGTACTTCCATATAAGAATCTATGGCTGATGCACTAGTAGTTTCTTCTGCACCTGCTAAAATAGCTTCAGCGTGCATTAGTAAAATATCTGCATAACGTAACACTATCCAGTCGTTACCTGCTAACTGAGGTAAACCTGCAAACGTTTGTCCGTCGCTTCCTCCAGTTTCACCATCAGGGAAGTATTTACCAACTTGGTATCTAATTGTTCCTCCAAATAAAGTAAGAGGATCTTCTCTATAAGATACTTCTGTTCTATTTCCTCCAAATTCATCAATAGCAGCTTTAACATCTGTAGTTGCATAATTTACACCACTAGTATGTCCTACAGCGTTCATAAATTCTGCAGAGAAAATTTGACTATTATCTTGAATACCACTATTGTATCCGATAGCAAAAATAACTTCGTCATTTAATTCTGAATAGAATACATCATAAAAATCATCTAATAATCTGTAATCACCACTAGACATTATGTCTTCACATAAAACTTGTGCTTTAGAATATTCTGGACTATCTAAAGATAAATATACTTTAGCTAATAATCCTTTTGCTGCATCTTTAGATGCTCTAGTTTTATAACCGTGATCTGCGATACCTGATACTGCAGCTTCTAAATCTGAAATAATTAAGTCGTATATAATACTAGTATCTACTCTTGTGAATTGAGTTTCTACATCTGAAGGGTCTACAACTTTATCAATTAAAGGTAAATCTCCAAATAAACGTACCAAATTAAAATATGAGTAAGCTCTTAAAAATTTTGCTTCACCTTCTAAAGCAGCATATGTTGCTTCATCCTCTACAACATCTAAATTTTCTAATATTACATTAGCTCTATAAATAGTTTCAAAACTACTTGTGTAATAATTTAACACAAAGTTATTTGTTGGCAATACGGCAAAACTTTCCATTTGCCCTGCATCTGAAGCGTCTTCAGAATCAGGACTTTTGGTACTTGTATTGTCTGTACGCATTTCTGTTACGTAAAACTCCCACTGTACACCGTGGTTATCGTCTTTACTACTACTATTAATTCCTTTAATACCAGCATAAACACCAATTAATCCAGTTTCTAACTCTTCTGCAGAATTATAGTAGTTGTCTGTTGTAATAGACGAACTTGGGGTTGGGTCTAGAAAGTCGCTACATGAAATGAAGACACTCCCCATTAACATAAAAGCGATATATTTGAAATATTTCATAATATTATTTTGTTAAATCGTTAAAAAATGTATTAAAAATCTAAGTTTAAACCAAGAGATATAGTACTATATATTGGCGATCCACCTCTTTGGTATCCTGATTGAGTAGGACTTGTTTTATCAAGTGCTTCAGGGTTCCATCCTGTATAGTTATCTGCAGTTTCGTAAATTAAATTTTGACCTGTAGCATAAACTCTTAATCCTGAAAGTTTAAGTTTATCTAAAGTTTCACTTGGGAAGTTATACCCAATATTAACGTTTCTTAAAGCAATGTAAGAAGCATCTTGTACAATACTATTAGTAAAATATTTATCTACTAAGAATTCTTGATCTGGAGTTCCTTCTAAGATTGTTCTGTTGTTATTGTTACTAAACAAGTAGTGGTCTGCAATGTTTCTAACTTCTGCTCCATGAGAACCTTGGAACATGAAAGAGAAATCGAAGTTACCTAAACTAAATTCGTTAGTAAAACTCCAAATTAATTCTGGATAAGGGTTTCCTAATACGGTTTTATCTTCTTCGTCTAAAACACCATCACCGTTTAAATCTTTAACATATACTAAACCTGACTGTGCACCAACGTGTCTGTATGGTCTATCTAAATATTCTAATGGAATTTCTTTATCTACTACATATCCGTAGAATTGAGAAATAGGTTGTCCTTCTAAGTTAATCCATTCTGCAGGTCTACTTGGATCTAAACTTGTAATCTGACCGTCAGAGTCTGCAAAATCTACTAATGTGTTTTTGTTTGTTGTTGCAATAACAGTAGTACTCCAGCTAAATTTCTCTGAACTAATATTTTTAGTTCTTAACTCAAATTCCCATCCTTCATTTTTAACTTCTCCTAAATTTACTAAAGCCCCCTCAAAACCTGTTGTGACTGATATTGGGTTGTTAAGTAATAATTGGTCACTAGTTCTTTGATACCAATCTATAGAACCTGTAATTCTATTGTTTAGTAATCCAAAATCAATACCTGGGTTGATTTCTACTAAACGCTCCCATTTTAATCCTGGGTTTGCAATGTTTACTGGAGAGAATCCTGCTGTGATAGAACCATCTACTGCATAACTATTTCCTGCGGCTCCTAATAAAGCTAAATATGGATAGTAATCTACTAAGATGTTACCTGTACTTAAAGTAGCTTCACTACCGTTAGCATCTGGATCTGTTGCACCGGTATTTAAACGGTCGTTACCTGTAACACCATAACTAACTCTAAACTTAAGGTTATTAATTACATCACTTTCAGACATAAAGTCTTCTTTTGCAATGTTCCATCCTACAGATGCTGCTGGGAAGTTACCATATTTATAGTCTGAACCAAATATTGAACTACCATCACGTCTCATACTAAAAGATGCTAAGTATTTATTATCAAAAGCATAAGTAAGTCTGGCAACATAAGAAATACCACGTTTTTGCCATTCAAATCCATCAAATTCTGAAATTGCTGTAGCGTTAGTAATTTCCATTACTACGTCGTTAGTAAATCCTGTTCCTTTAAACCCTGAGTAAAAATAGTTTCTACTTTCAATAGACGTACCTAAAGTAGCACCTATATCATGCTTACCAAGTGATTTATTAAAGTTTAAGAAGTTATCAAAAATTAAGTAATTATCTTTTTGAGAAATTTCTTGCATATAAGCATCTGTGATACTCTCTCTAGCTTGCGTTCCCATATAATCAAATCTTCGTGTATCGTTATAAGAACCTGACAAAGAAGATTTAAATGATAATCCTTCTAAAATTTCATATTGTCCGTAAAAACTTCCATATAATTGGAATTTTTTGTCTGTTCTGTTACGCTCTACAATTCTTGCATAAGGGTTAGAGTTGTTACTGTTTCCTATGTTTGTTAAGATATCGTTAATTTGTCCGTCTCCATCTAAATCAAATATTGTAAAGTGATCTTGTCTTGCATAATCCCCTACTTTTAAATCTTTATAAGCTCCATTTGGATCTACATATTGTAGAGACTGTTCTGTATGGTAAATTGGTAACCATGGTTGGTGTCTAGCAACGTTATGAATGTTTTCAGAAAAACGTCTTCTATTCGTATAAGAAGGACTAAAGTTAGCTCCAATACTAATTTTATCATTTAGTTTACTATCTAATTTTAATCTAGCACCAATCTTTTTATAATTATCTACTAACATTACCCCTTCGTCTTCTGAATAGTTCATGCTGACAGTAAATTTTGTCTTATCATTACCTCCTCTAATAGATAAAGAGTGGTTAGTAATTGTACCGTCTTCAAAAAACACATCTTGCCAAGAACGGTCTGTTCCTATTTGTAATTGTGCTTGTGTATATTGTGATATCACACCGTTTTCTTCCATTTGCATATCTGCCCAACCTTGAGTTGTAAACCCATAAGCGTCACTTTTTCTAGCAGATTTCATACCAGTAAATGTACTGTAGTTAACTCTTGTTTTTCCAGCAACTCCAGATTTCATACTAATCATGATAATACCATTTGACCCTTTAGAACCATAAATAGAAGAAGAAGCTGCATCTTTTAAAATCTCAAAAGACTCTACATCATTCATGTTTAAAGACCCTAAAAAGCTTGAATCTACAATAATACCATCTACAACGATTAATGGCGTAGAATCTCCAGCCATAGAACCAACCCCTCTAATAGTAATGGTTGGAGCAGCTCCTGCCTCACCGTCTGTAGATTGAATGTTTACCCCAGACACTTGACCAACTAAGGCATCATCTACCCTTGATACTGCAATTTGATCAAGATCTTCATTTACTACTTTTGATACGGAACCTGTAACGTGTGATTTTTTTTGAGTACCATAACCAATTACGACTACCTCATCAAGTTCACTTAAATCTTCTTCTAACGTTACAGTTAATGTTTTACTATCACCAACAGTTACCAGCTTGGTAACAAATCCTATGTAAGAAAAATGTAACACCTCTCCCGCTTCAACTTCTAAAGAGAAATTTCCGTCAAAATCTGTAGATGTACCTCTTGATGTTCCTACAACCAGGACATTTGCCCCTGGAATTGGAGCACCTAGTGCGTCTGTAACGACACCTGTAACTACATCCTGTGCAAACAACGCTGTGTTAAGCAACAGAACTACATACAATACTAATTGTTTTTTCAAATTCATTTGTTGTTGTTTTAATAAATAATAATTTAGCATTTAGTTAGAACATTTTTAAAAAACACTATTCATTTTTTTATAAAAACAGCTAACATTTAAAACGTCCACTTAGCAATTTAACATTGATAATCAATTTTAATTTTCACTAAATTTTACCTTAACGCTAACAAGTTTTACTCCCTTTTAAGGAAGTTTAACTCCAAAAGAAAAGCATTTTTCCTTTACTGTCATTTAAAAAAAACGAATAAGAACTAACCTTTTTTATTTGTTTGGTATACCAGATTGGTTACCCAGTTTGGTTACCCAAATATATATTAATTATTTGTTAAAAAAAAACCATTTCGCAAAAAAAAGCACCTTTTAATGTTAAATATTAAAAAGCGCTTTTTATTTAAAGTCTATTTATTCGAAATAGACAATTATCTTATAAATAAGACTATTTTTTAAACTAAACTATTTATTATAATTTGTTAAAATAATAGACTCCAGTCCAACTATAAGTTTTACCTCCTATTGCGATACTATGTTTATCGGTTTTAGAGGCATTAGAATTTGCCATAATAAACACGTACGTATGACCATTTTTTAAAGTAAGCTCTACTGCAGAATATGCTTTAGAACTTTGTAAAACTTTTAATGCTTTAACGTTAGAAAATGCGTTTTTAGCCAATTCACTAACCGTACTATAACTACCATGAGTTTCTATGACAGAAGCAAATAAAGCATTGTCCGTATTTTTCCTAACAATAAACACTGGATCTGGTCTTAAATTATATTCAGGATCATTTGCTCCTATACGTCCAAAGATTAACTTATCACTTTGGGAAGTGGTAGTGGTTAAAGAATAGAATGTATTATTATTTCTCCATGTTAGCGTTGCAGACTCATTTTTAGAACCCCCTTCACCTTCTTTCCATAAATGCTGATAACCATGAGCTTTGCCTAAAGTATGTAAAGTCTCATCTTTATTATAGTTAAAATCTGCTGAGATAATTTGTCCGAAATAATAGAAAGGCAAATCGAATTGATGTTTGGCATCTGCATTAACTTGCATTAAATCTAATACCACAGGTTGCTCGAAATCTGAATGGTTTAACATAACCATAGTACGCTGTAGTAAAGTACCTGGATAGGCATTTTTTTCTTTAGCACTTACAATTTGGATATCTGGATTTTTTACATCAAAAACATACATGTCTGAATGATGCTTGCTTCCGATCTCATAATCTCCATTAAAATGAGACGTTTCATCTTGAATAATAGTATTATGTGCAATGGTTTGTTTTGCCCAAGTCTTATTTTCTTTTAAATAGCCTCCACCATTTTTCTGTTCGATGTTAACAAAACGTGCTAAACCGTAATCTTGAAACAGCTCTTCGCCTTCATGAAATAGCGAAAAAGACAATTTATCATAATGCCCATGACTTAATCCTTGAGCAGCATTTTTCATAACTAATGTAAAAGCATCGTGCTTTGTAGATCTTAAAATTCCGATTGCACCTTCATCACCATTTGCACCATCTGTTAGCAATATTGATTTCTTTTCAAAAGGCGTTGCTTTACCTTCACGTACACCAATTGCAACAGCTAAACCTGTCTGATCTAATTGTACACGCCCCTGTTCTTTTGCTATAGACAATAAACTTAGATCTTTATCACCATAATAATATGCAATATCTACAGCAGACACAAGAGACTCTGTAAAGTAAGACATCCCTTTCTGTGAATCATTTAAGGCAAAAAACTCACCATCTTTATCTGTTAAGTTAAGCAATGCATCTACACCTTTTAGTAATACACCAT is a window of Formosa sediminum DNA encoding:
- a CDS encoding FadR/GntR family transcriptional regulator, whose amino-acid sequence is MKLGVLSKSDNEEIHNQIIVQIAELINVKNLEPGDKLPSERMLSEKLDVSRSAVREAINKLVFYGLLKSIPQSGTFVANIGVTAMNGMVEYILGLGDPDFKSLVETRILLELKIVKLASLRRTEEDLVNIKKALDAYEEKVLNGEDAVQEDLLFHLAIANTCGNSTLNGFMLKITPEIITNFKKYHVCGDELTVEAIKEHKQIYEAIKNRETQKAREIMKVHFKTLYQYCYNIK
- a CDS encoding polysaccharide lyase family 7 protein; amino-acid sequence: MKNFRKEILGLLVIVFLSVNATCQEKTSSATDSSSKTEKKNKKKKKYKLPKIDLSHWSVTTPERNAKGGAMNIEPPEILNYATDERLIPYMYNDSVNGALVFYSYPSDATTANTKYTRSELREQMVPGDNNTNWTFADGAYMRGKLAMEDVSKGSDGKYHKVIIMQIHGRLTNEQRDLIGQKDNNAPPILKIYWQDGKIRVKTKKLKNLSATDEELLHEDAWDDDEGHTFDQEVGFGKFILEVKISDGKMVVVLNKNEYAVYEDVSMRRWGIFENYFKAGNYFQSRDEGAYAKVKYYELEVKH
- a CDS encoding PKD domain-containing protein: MINLRKYIIGTGVTALALAVSLSFTACDPTIDALEFDLPEANSQEDLTPPSASFTANVTSDYLTYDFSNTSSSATDYVWDYGDGNTGTTVDGLNTYPDEGVYTITLTATDKLGKSDTYTMEIEVVEPEVPAAIYPEIINGDFDGGTSGWKPSKCTDCSTSAFNASSDGSPLLYDGTDSGESKTAGAKYTSTTSAGPLLSSNTRYGYQPIYVSANTNYVLEYEYAIKTDNEDIEGGDRVIVSILDGYYDDAAVAAASTPIVSITGAEANGKGNFATVKQVFSSNATGEISILMYAITNDELYIDNVKVYPVE
- a CDS encoding RagB/SusD family nutrient uptake outer membrane protein, producing the protein MKYFKYIAFMLMGSVFISCSDFLDPTPSSSITTDNYYNSAEELETGLIGVYAGIKGINSSSKDDNHGVQWEFYVTEMRTDNTSTKSPDSEDASDAGQMESFAVLPTNNFVLNYYTSSFETIYRANVILENLDVVEDEATYAALEGEAKFLRAYSYFNLVRLFGDLPLIDKVVDPSDVETQFTRVDTSIIYDLIISDLEAAVSGIADHGYKTRASKDAAKGLLAKVYLSLDSPEYSKAQVLCEDIMSSGDYRLLDDFYDVFYSELNDEVIFAIGYNSGIQDNSQIFSAEFMNAVGHTSGVNYATTDVKAAIDEFGGNRTEVSYREDPLTLFGGTIRYQVGKYFPDGETGGSDGQTFAGLPQLAGNDWIVLRYADILLMHAEAILAGAEETTSASAIDSYMEVRSRAGFEDRPTRLTKDALLVERRVELAFENQRFYDLVRFNEAQSTLSAFAAANGFTFTSTDLLLPIPQNEINLSQGVMYQNPGY
- a CDS encoding SusC/RagA family TonB-linked outer membrane protein encodes the protein MNLKKQLVLYVVLLLNTALFAQDVVTGVVTDALGAPIPGANVLVVGTSRGTSTDFDGNFSLEVEAGEVLHFSYIGFVTKLVTVGDSKTLTVTLEEDLSELDEVVVIGYGTQKKSHVTGSVSKVVNEDLDQIAVSRVDDALVGQVSGVNIQSTDGEAGAAPTITIRGVGSMAGDSTPLIVVDGIIVDSSFLGSLNMNDVESFEILKDAASSSIYGSKGSNGIIMISMKSGVAGKTRVNYSTFTGMKSARKSDAYGFTTQGWADMQMEENGVISQYTQAQLQIGTDRSWQDVFFEDGTITNHSLSIRGGNDKTKFTVSMNYSEDEGVMLVDNYKKIGARLKLDSKLNDKISIGANFSPSYTNRRRFSENIHNVARHQPWLPIYHTEQSLQYVDPNGAYKDLKVGDYARQDHFTIFDLDGDGQINDILTNIGNSNNSNPYARIVERNRTDKKFQLYGSFYGQYEILEGLSFKSSLSGSYNDTRRFDYMGTQARESITDAYMQEISQKDNYLIFDNFLNFNKSLGKHDIGATLGTSIESRNYFYSGFKGTGFTNDVVMEITNATAISEFDGFEWQKRGISYVARLTYAFDNKYLASFSMRRDGSSIFGSDYKYGNFPAASVGWNIAKEDFMSESDVINNLKFRVSYGVTGNDRLNTGATDPDANGSEATLSTGNILVDYYPYLALLGAAGNSYAVDGSITAGFSPVNIANPGLKWERLVEINPGIDFGLLNNRITGSIDWYQRTSDQLLLNNPISVTTGFEGALVNLGEVKNEGWEFELRTKNISSEKFSWSTTVIATTNKNTLVDFADSDGQITSLDPSRPAEWINLEGQPISQFYGYVVDKEIPLEYLDRPYRHVGAQSGLVYVKDLNGDGVLDEEDKTVLGNPYPELIWSFTNEFSLGNFDFSFMFQGSHGAEVRNIADHYLFSNNNNRTILEGTPDQEFLVDKYFTNSIVQDASYIALRNVNIGYNFPSETLDKLKLSGLRVYATGQNLIYETADNYTGWNPEALDKTSPTQSGYQRGGSPIYSTISLGLNLDF
- a CDS encoding alginate lyase family protein — encoded protein: MLYLKRIVLICCVLVAQSGFSQEHPNLILTKQGVKDIKANLGKVPLFDATLAEVKARVDAEIEKGIFVPVPKDMAGGYTHVRHKLNYLTMQEAGVLYQILGDKIYAIYVREMLMAYADLYPELPRHPQERSYARGKLFWQCLNDSNWLVYTAQAYDCIYDYLSKKEVKHLEKKLFKPMADFLSVDTPQFFNRIHNHSTWGNVAVGMIALVMDDDALLDRALYGIKDLKLDAGKDNDGGDIFVEGQKAGFLANLEEPFSPDGYYTEGAYYQRYAMYPFMIFAEALQNAKPEIKPFEHKNGVLLKGVDALLNLTDKDGEFFALNDSQKGMSYFTESLVSAVDIAYYYGDKDLSLLSIAKEQGRVQLDQTGLAVAIGVREGKATPFEKKSILLTDGANGDEGAIGILRSTKHDAFTLVMKNAAQGLSHGHYDKLSFSLFHEGEELFQDYGLARFVNIEQKNGGGYLKENKTWAKQTIAHNTIIQDETSHFNGDYEIGSKHHSDMYVFDVKNPDIQIVSAKEKNAYPGTLLQRTMVMLNHSDFEQPVVLDLMQVNADAKHQFDLPFYYFGQIISADFNYNKDETLHTLGKAHGYQHLWKEGEGGSKNESATLTWRNNNTFYSLTTTTSQSDKLIFGRIGANDPEYNLRPDPVFIVRKNTDNALFASVIETHGSYSTVSELAKNAFSNVKALKVLQSSKAYSAVELTLKNGHTYVFIMANSNASKTDKHSIAIGGKTYSWTGVYYFNKL